The following nucleotide sequence is from Pedobacter sp. PACM 27299.
CCTTGGTTTCACCAAACAGGCGATGTTTGTATCCATCTGGGGAAACCTGCTGAATATTATTTTAGGGATCATCCTGGTCAAAGGAATGTTTGGAATCACGCCTATGGGCGTTAAAGGTGTCGGAATCAGCACACTTGTAGACCGAACTTTAATGGCCATAGTGATGTCTGTTTATGTATTGAAATCTAAATATTTCAAAGACTACATCAAAAGCTTTAAAGTCACTTTCTTCGATAAAGTAAGGGCGCTAAAAATCATTAAAATTGGTGCTCCTGTTGCTTTGCAGTATTCCTTTGAAATCAGCGCATTCAGTGGTGCTGCCATTCTAATTGGCACCATTGGGGCGGTAGAACAAGCAGCACACCAAGTGGCCATTAACCTGGCTTCGGTTACCTATATGATGGCCAGTGGTATTGCCTCTGCGGCGACCATTAAAACCGGAAATAATTTTGGGAAAAAGAACTTTATGGACCTCAGACAATCAGCGATTGCCAGTTATCATGTCATTATATTGTTCATGAGCATTACTGCGATCCTGTTTATCGTGGCTAACAACTTACTTCCTTACATCTATACCGAAGACAAAGCCGTGATCACTATTGCTGCTCAACTATTGATCATCGCAGGATTTTTCCAACTTTTTGATGGTACTCAAGTGGTCGGATTAGGCGTATTAAGAGGAATTGGCGATGTTAATATCCCAACCTTCATCACCTTTGTGGCCTATTGGGTAATTGGAATCCCACTAGGATATTTTCTGGGAATTCAATTGGGCTTAGGCGTAAACGGAATATGGTATGGCTTAACATTTGGTTTACTGACGGCCTCAGTATTACTTTTCCTTAGGTTTCAAAATAAAACCAGGGCACTGAATATTAAAGCCACATAGTGATCAATAAGACGAAATTATCCATCAGGTAGTTAATACATGAGCTCGATATTGCATCGGGCTCATTTTTTTTAAAGCAAAAGCTTGCTGGCCAATCCTAAGAGCAGTAAGAATCCGAACACATCTGTAAATGTGGTAATGATGATAGAAGAAGCAATAGCCGGATCAATTCCAACTCTTTTTAGAATCAAAGGAATCCCGGCACCAGTCACGCCCGCGATCAGTAAATTCCCTGTCATTGCCAGAAAAATAACCACGCCAAGCAATGGGTTACTGTCAAAGAATATAGCGAACATAAAGACAATTAAACCCGTAACCGCACCATTAATCAATCCTACAGTAAACTCTTTCAGTACGGTTCGATAGGCTTGATTATCGGTTAGGTCGTATAAGGAAATCCTCCTTACGGTAACTGCCAGCGCTTGTGTAGCAGCATTCCCACCCATCCCCGCGATAATGGTCATGTAAGCAGAAAGTACAGCGATCTTCTCAATGGTAGAACCAAAATGCCGCACTACGGCAGATGCTAAAAATGCGGTTCCTAAGTTTAAAATCAACCAGGGCAAACGGGATTTTACCGCCTCTACCCAGTTACCACTCAGTTCTTCATCCTCAGATACCCCGGAAATTTTCAGGATATCTTCCGTATTTTCATCTTCCAGCACGTCAATAACGTCATCGAAAGTAACCCTTCCCAGCAGCTTCATGTCATTATCCACAACTGGAATACTGGTAATGTTATATTGAGAAATCAACCTGGCCACTTCCTCTTGATCGGTATCGGGTGTTACCCAGGCCACTTCCGCTTTCACTAGCTCAGTAATGTGTACATTTCCTTTTGCCTTAATGATGTCTTTCAAAGAAACGATTCCCTGGAATACATTGTCGTCATCAATTACAAAGATGGTATAGAATTCCTCGATCTCTTCACTCTGACGAATGATCTCGTCAATAGCATCCTTTTTAGTAAGGTTAAGATTGACGCGAATAAACTCGGTGTTCATTAAACCACCTGCGGTCTTTTCATCGTAGCTCAATAAATTCCGGATATTGGAAGCATC
It contains:
- the mgtE gene encoding magnesium transporter — its product is MQSFDLDKTDVSKLKNALNSDDEQLKVILSEYHASEIAILFESINKEDQERIINLLPVEIASEVISEMHEESHPEELLLQLHPDKRTEIVEELDYDDATDIISQLEEHEQKEILEDLSEDDASNIRNLLSYDEKTAGGLMNTEFIRVNLNLTKKDAIDEIIRQSEEIEEFYTIFVIDDDNVFQGIVSLKDIIKAKGNVHITELVKAEVAWVTPDTDQEEVARLISQYNITSIPVVDNDMKLLGRVTFDDVIDVLEDENTEDILKISGVSEDEELSGNWVEAVKSRLPWLILNLGTAFLASAVVRHFGSTIEKIAVLSAYMTIIAGMGGNAATQALAVTVRRISLYDLTDNQAYRTVLKEFTVGLINGAVTGLIVFMFAIFFDSNPLLGVVIFLAMTGNLLIAGVTGAGIPLILKRVGIDPAIASSIIITTFTDVFGFLLLLGLASKLLL
- a CDS encoding MATE family efflux transporter, coding for MPTFVAMLQTLYSKYKPYYSDNLRLAMPIVVSQLGHTLVHLADSVIVGHFAGTIQLAAVSLVNSLFMLILVIGMGISYGLTPLMAQENGRKNYDECGKLLSNSLIINIITSILLYGFVHLGTLLVIDHLGQSPEVVAYAKPYLGYLAISIVPLMIFQTFKQFAEGLGFTKQAMFVSIWGNLLNIILGIILVKGMFGITPMGVKGVGISTLVDRTLMAIVMSVYVLKSKYFKDYIKSFKVTFFDKVRALKIIKIGAPVALQYSFEISAFSGAAILIGTIGAVEQAAHQVAINLASVTYMMASGIASAATIKTGNNFGKKNFMDLRQSAIASYHVIILFMSITAILFIVANNLLPYIYTEDKAVITIAAQLLIIAGFFQLFDGTQVVGLGVLRGIGDVNIPTFITFVAYWVIGIPLGYFLGIQLGLGVNGIWYGLTFGLLTASVLLFLRFQNKTRALNIKAT